One segment of Heteronotia binoei isolate CCM8104 ecotype False Entrance Well chromosome 18, APGP_CSIRO_Hbin_v1, whole genome shotgun sequence DNA contains the following:
- the HES4 gene encoding transcription factor HES-4: MPADTLEKPTASPIAGAPASSSQTPDKPKSASEHRKSSKPIMEKRRRARINESLGQLKTLILDALKKDSSRHSKLEKADILEMTVKHLRNLQRAQMTAALTADPTVLGKYRAGFNECMNEVTRFLSTCEGVNTDVRSRLLSHLSACLGQIVAMNYPPPPPPQASSGQPAHLAQPLHVQLPGPAAGAGGMPVSCKLNPAETLSPKVYGGFQLVPATDGQFAFLIPNPAFPPGTGPVIPLYANANMPVSSGSSTATPSVSPVQGLTSFGGSLAPVSQAGGDRSESVWRPW; this comes from the exons ATGCCGGCTGATACCCTGGAAAAACCTACCGCCTCCCCCATCGCAGGGGCGCCGGCCAGCTCCAGCCAAACCCCCGATAAACCCAAGAGCGCCAGCGAACACAGAAAG TCATCCAAACCCATCATGGAGAAGCGACGGCGTGCCAGGATCAATGAAAGTTTGGGCCAGCTCAAGACGCTTATCCTAGATGCCCTAAAGAAAGAT AGCTCTAGGCACTCCAAGCTAGAGAAAGCTGATATCCTGGAAATGACAGTTAAACACCTGCGGAACCTTCAGCGAGCCCAAATGACAG CCGCCCTGACAGCTGATCCCACCGTGCTGGGCAAGTACCGGGCCGGATTTAATGAGTGCATGAATGAAGTCACTCGTTTCCTCTCTACCTGCGAAGGGGTGAACACGGATGTCCGCAGCCGGCTGCTGAGCCACCTCTCGGCTTGTCTGGGTCAGATTGTGGCCATGAACTACCCGCCCCCACCGCCTCCTCAAGCCTCAAGTGGACAGCCCGCACATCTGGCTCAGCCTCTGCATGTCCAGTTGCCGGGTCCGGCCGCTGGAGCCGGAGGCATGCCGGTGTCCTGTAAACTGAACCCTGCTGAAACCTTGTCCCCAAAAGTCTATGGGGGTTTTCAGCTGGTGCCGGCAACGGATGGCCAGTTTGCTTTCCTCATTCCCAACCCGGCCTTCCCGCCTGGCACCGGGCCAGTGATACCGCTCTATGCCAATGCAAACATGCCAGTGTCTTCCGGCAGTTCGACAGCGACTCCTTCGGTGTCCCCAGTGCAAGGACTCACATCCTTTGGGGGGAGTTTAGCACCCGTGTCCCAGGCGGGAGGTGACCGGAGTGAATCCGTCTGGAGACCGTGGTGA